The sequence GCGGTTTTCCGATTGGGATCAGCAATGGGCAGCTTCCTCATTTGACGAGTCCCATCGCTTTTAATGATAGTGATATAAAATTCTGTATTCGGAACACTTAAATCAGCCAGTTGACCCGTAATATTTAATAAATCTGTTAATTTTTGACCGCGACCATCAATTTGATAATTAAACGATTTATCAGGTTCATAATAATCTGCTGAGGGTCTTTTCTCTATGACTTTGATATTTGTCCAGCCTCTTTTCGCTAGCATTAAGGCAGCCCCTAATCCGGCAGGACCCCCACCAATAATTACCACACTGTTTGAGGAAGAATCAGTCATTTTTAGTTCTTATATAGCAGTTTTCACTCTCATCTTGTTCTTGGTTCACCCCCTCTCCTTTCCCCAGCGCGTACCACCGTAGCTCAACAACCTAAGAAACGCTATATTAATTCTTTAATTTAAATATCGTAATGGTTTGTGGATGCCTATTGCAATGAAACTTGTCGTTTCTGTCAGTGTAAGCTAGGTAGGAGTCACCCCCCTTATCCTTCTTGCGTTAGGGGGGAATCGCTCACGGAACGGCTAAAATTAATATTGCATACTCCATAGAGGAAAAGTTATGCCACAATTTCTGATTACTTGGATTGCAACCGCGATCGCGCTGCTGATTACGGCGAAAATTGTTCCTGGCTTAGTCGTCGATAGTGTCTCTGCGTCTATCATCGGGTCTGCCGTCTTAGGCTTCGTGAATGCAATTGTCAAGCCCATTTTATTTATATTTACACTGCCTTTAACGATTCTAACCTTAGGTTTATTTTTACTGGTTCTCAATGCAATTACGTTCGGAATTGTAGGCTACTTAACGCCTGGTTTTACAGTTGATGGCTTCTTCCCAGCATT comes from Halothece sp. PCC 7418 and encodes:
- a CDS encoding phage holin family protein; protein product: MPQFLITWIATAIALLITAKIVPGLVVDSVSASIIGSAVLGFVNAIVKPILFIFTLPLTILTLGLFLLVLNAITFGIVGYLTPGFTVDGFFPALFGSIILSFIAGLLNQFFQGELD